Proteins from one Oscillatoria nigro-viridis PCC 7112 genomic window:
- a CDS encoding phosphoketolase family protein — protein sequence MMLGTTEIPQLKPLSDSELHKMNAYWRAANYLSVGQIYLLDNPLLKEPLKIEHVKPRLLGHWGTTPGLNFIYVHLNRIIKAQDLNTIYIAGPGHGGPGLVANTYLEGTYSEYYSNISEDEEGIKRLFKQFSFPGGIPSHVAPETPGSIHEGGELGYALVHAYGAVFDNPDLIAAAVVGDGEAETGPLAASWHSNKFLNPVRDGAVLPILHLNGYKIANPTVLARIPRQELESLMVGYGYKPYWVEGSDPETMHQLMAATLDTAIGEIKAIQEKARTEGYSGRPQWPMIVMKTPKGWTGPKEVDGKKTEDYWRSHQVPLSEMASKPGHVQLLEDWMKSYKPEELFDEKGKLIPELAELAPKGSRRMGANPHANGGLLLRDLKMPKFEDYAVDVPKPGTVMAEATRVSGSFLRDVMKLNQENANFRIVGPDETASNRLDPVFEVTNRMWAGEILPEDDRISPDGQVMEVLSEHMCQGWLEGYLLTGRHGFFSCYEAFIHIIDSMFNQHAKWLKTTRHIPWRRPIASLNYLLTSHVWRQDHNGFSHQDPGFIDHVINKKAEVVRIYLPPDANTLLSVTDHCLRSRHYVNVIIAGKQPALQYLDMDAAIKHCTAGIGIWEWASNDKGGEPDVVMACAGDIPTLETLAAVDILRRDYPDLKVRVVNVVDLMTLQPSSEHPHGLSDKEFDTLFTKDKPVIFAFHGYPWLIHRLTYRRTNHPNIHVRGYKEEGTTTTPFDMVVINDLDRFHLVGDVLDRVPKLSSVAAYGKQAIRDKLIEHRHYINEHGDDMPEIRDWKWPHAGAVSSEAPKETKDPAATGDQSVRSGAPG from the coding sequence ATGATGCTAGGAACAACCGAGATCCCGCAATTAAAGCCGCTTTCCGACTCAGAACTACACAAAATGAACGCCTACTGGCGGGCGGCAAACTACCTATCCGTCGGACAAATCTATCTCCTCGACAACCCGCTACTCAAAGAACCCCTCAAAATCGAACACGTCAAACCGAGACTCCTCGGACATTGGGGCACCACTCCAGGGCTAAACTTCATCTACGTTCACCTCAACCGCATCATCAAAGCCCAAGACCTCAACACCATCTACATCGCAGGCCCCGGACACGGCGGGCCGGGCTTGGTCGCCAACACCTATCTCGAAGGTACTTACAGCGAATATTACTCGAACATTTCCGAAGATGAAGAGGGTATCAAACGGCTGTTCAAACAGTTCTCCTTTCCCGGCGGTATCCCCAGCCACGTCGCCCCGGAAACCCCCGGTTCGATTCACGAAGGCGGCGAACTCGGGTACGCCCTCGTCCACGCTTACGGGGCAGTCTTCGACAATCCCGATTTGATTGCGGCGGCCGTTGTCGGCGACGGAGAAGCGGAAACGGGCCCCTTGGCTGCTAGCTGGCACTCTAACAAGTTTCTCAACCCGGTTCGGGACGGGGCCGTGTTGCCGATTTTGCACTTGAACGGCTACAAAATTGCCAATCCGACGGTGTTGGCCCGCATTCCGCGCCAGGAATTGGAAAGTTTGATGGTCGGTTACGGCTACAAACCTTATTGGGTGGAAGGTTCAGACCCGGAAACCATGCACCAGTTGATGGCTGCAACTCTCGATACCGCGATCGGCGAAATTAAGGCGATTCAGGAAAAAGCCCGGACGGAGGGCTATTCGGGCCGTCCCCAGTGGCCGATGATTGTGATGAAAACTCCCAAAGGCTGGACGGGGCCGAAGGAAGTTGACGGTAAGAAAACTGAGGATTATTGGCGATCGCACCAAGTCCCGCTTTCGGAAATGGCTTCTAAGCCCGGACACGTCCAACTCCTGGAAGATTGGATGAAAAGCTATAAGCCGGAAGAACTCTTCGACGAAAAGGGCAAGTTAATTCCCGAATTAGCAGAACTCGCACCCAAGGGATCTCGACGCATGGGGGCCAATCCCCACGCTAACGGCGGCCTGCTGCTGCGAGACTTGAAAATGCCGAAATTTGAAGACTACGCCGTTGACGTGCCAAAACCTGGCACTGTAATGGCAGAAGCAACCCGCGTTTCCGGCAGCTTCCTGCGAGACGTGATGAAACTGAATCAGGAAAACGCCAATTTCCGCATTGTCGGGCCTGACGAGACGGCCTCAAATCGCCTCGATCCGGTGTTTGAAGTGACGAACCGGATGTGGGCGGGGGAAATTTTGCCCGAAGACGATCGCATCTCCCCCGACGGCCAGGTGATGGAAGTCCTCAGCGAACATATGTGTCAGGGATGGCTGGAAGGCTATTTGCTGACGGGACGCCACGGCTTTTTCTCCTGCTACGAGGCGTTTATTCACATCATCGATTCGATGTTCAACCAACACGCCAAGTGGTTGAAAACTACTCGTCACATTCCTTGGCGCCGACCGATCGCCTCTCTGAATTACTTACTAACTTCTCACGTTTGGCGACAAGACCACAACGGTTTTTCTCACCAAGATCCGGGTTTTATCGACCACGTAATTAACAAGAAAGCCGAGGTTGTGCGGATTTATTTGCCGCCGGATGCGAACACTTTGCTGTCAGTAACGGATCACTGTCTCCGCAGCCGCCACTATGTAAACGTGATTATTGCAGGGAAGCAGCCTGCATTGCAGTATTTGGATATGGATGCTGCGATTAAACACTGTACGGCCGGCATCGGCATTTGGGAGTGGGCTAGCAACGATAAAGGCGGCGAACCGGATGTGGTGATGGCTTGCGCGGGTGATATTCCGACGCTGGAAACTTTGGCTGCGGTTGACATTCTCCGCCGAGATTATCCCGATTTAAAAGTGCGGGTGGTGAATGTGGTGGATTTGATGACGCTGCAACCCTCTAGCGAACATCCTCACGGTTTGTCTGACAAGGAGTTTGATACTTTGTTCACGAAAGATAAGCCGGTGATTTTTGCTTTTCACGGCTATCCTTGGCTGATTCACCGCTTGACTTATCGCCGGACAAATCACCCGAATATTCACGTTCGGGGTTACAAGGAAGAGGGAACGACTACGACGCCCTTTGATATGGTGGTGATTAATGACCTCGATCGATTCCATTTAGTTGGAGATGTACTCGATCGCGTTCCCAAACTGAGTTCTGTAGCAGCTTACGGCAAACAAGCTATCCGCGACAAGCTGATCGAACACAGGCACTATATCAACGAACACGGCGATGATATGCCGGAAATCCGCGACTGGAAGTGGCCGCACGCGGGCGCGGTTTCGTCGGAAGCGCCGAAGGAAACGAAAGATCCGGCGGCGACAGGAGATCAAAGCGTGCGATCGGGTGCACCGGGCTAG
- a CDS encoding DUF5615 family PIN-like protein codes for MARVHTYEQFPRVVVELLGPMIHNIVTVQAAGKDNPKNPDEEVLAFAVSENRAVLTLNRRYFITLHSLQSDRAGIHCL; via the coding sequence ATGGCGCGTGTTCATACTTACGAACAATTTCCCAGAGTGGTTGTAGAATTGCTGGGCCCTATGATTCATAATATCGTGACAGTGCAAGCAGCCGGAAAGGATAACCCAAAAAATCCTGACGAAGAAGTGCTAGCTTTTGCAGTCAGTGAAAATCGAGCAGTTTTAACTCTAAATCGCCGTTATTTTATCACACTGCACAGCTTACAGTCCGATCGTGCTGGAATACATTGTCTGTAG